Proteins from a single region of Cystobacter fuscus DSM 2262:
- a CDS encoding response regulator encodes MTSKEQQQEPHGDIFVGDGEMARLMRAHDWASSSLGAPENWPNALKVALRLLLTSRFEMWLGWGPDINFFYNDAYRPTLGVKHPKSLGVPTRILWAEVWDDIKDRLQTVYERGEATWDRALLLLLRRNGYPEETYHTFSYSPLIGDSGKVEGVFCAVSEETDRVISERRLASLRELASRLAPASSRAEVINAVREGLGGNLHDLPFSLTYLFDEEGQGHLACATGIAPGHGRAPATLAASGDIWDLSAIWAGEANVTVDLRDREALPTGAWDRPPTTAAVVALIGQGGERPRGAMIVGLNPYRPVDESYVPFLKLLAGQVSSSLASAEAHEAAHQRAAALAEAVEMRQKAADVLRQANERLTSEVELRTQERDRFRTLFQQAPSFMCILSGPDHVFELVNDAYLQLVGHRDLIGLPVREALPEIEGQGFFELLDGVYTKGEAFVGRNMPVMIQRARGGAMEERFVHLVYQPIMEPDGKVSGIFVDGYDATHQKRAEEQLQNLNETLEQRVAARTDELADALERLRRETAERQKMEAALRQAQKIEALGKLTGGVAHDFNNLLQVISGNLQLLVKDIAGNARAETRVQNALAGVARGSKLASQLLAFGRRQPLEPKVVNLGRLLKNMDDLLRRALGEDIEIETVVSGGLWNTLVDPNQIENAILNLAINARDAMHDGGRLTIEAGNALLDDEYALQHEEVKPGQYVMIAVTDTGAGIPPDLLERVFEPFFSTKPEGKGTGLGLSMVHGLVKQSGGHIKLYSEVGEGTTIKLYLPRVAQSEDVLTDISKAPVRGGTETILVVEDDDDVRETAVGLLSELGYRVLKARDAASALNVIESGIPIDLLFTDVVMPGPLRSPELARKAKKRLPHLGVLFTSGYTENAIVHHGRLDPGVELLSKPYTREALARKVRHVLGNEAQHRLVKQQREEASAPSPVAEDVPRRLTVVLVEDDELIRSNTAEHLVDQGHMVVEAQDAESALTALSTSQADVLLTDVGLPGRSGAELAREAVARWPHLKVIFASGDDAGLAESGLSNAVVLLKPYTPKDLAAILAKVSAKVSRNSNRRT; translated from the coding sequence TTGACGTCGAAGGAGCAGCAGCAGGAACCCCACGGTGACATCTTCGTCGGCGACGGCGAGATGGCCAGGCTGATGCGGGCCCACGACTGGGCCTCCTCTTCCCTGGGCGCGCCGGAGAACTGGCCGAACGCGCTGAAGGTGGCCCTTCGGCTGCTGCTCACCTCGCGGTTCGAGATGTGGCTGGGCTGGGGCCCCGACATCAACTTCTTCTACAACGACGCCTACCGGCCCACACTGGGGGTCAAGCACCCGAAGTCGCTCGGGGTGCCGACCCGAATCCTGTGGGCCGAGGTCTGGGACGACATCAAGGATCGCCTGCAGACCGTCTACGAGCGGGGAGAGGCGACCTGGGACCGGGCTCTGCTGCTGCTCCTGCGCCGCAACGGCTATCCCGAGGAGACCTACCACACCTTCTCCTATAGCCCGTTGATCGGCGACAGCGGCAAGGTGGAAGGGGTGTTCTGCGCCGTCTCGGAAGAGACGGACCGGGTGATCAGCGAGCGGCGCCTGGCGTCGCTCCGCGAGCTGGCCTCCCGGCTCGCTCCCGCCTCGAGCCGGGCCGAGGTGATCAACGCCGTCCGGGAGGGGCTCGGCGGCAATCTGCACGATCTGCCCTTCAGCCTGACCTACCTGTTCGACGAGGAGGGCCAGGGGCATCTGGCCTGCGCGACCGGGATTGCGCCCGGCCACGGCCGCGCGCCCGCGACCCTGGCCGCGAGCGGCGACATCTGGGACCTGAGCGCCATCTGGGCCGGCGAGGCCAACGTGACGGTGGACCTCCGCGACCGTGAGGCCCTGCCGACGGGCGCCTGGGACAGGCCACCGACCACCGCCGCGGTGGTTGCGCTGATCGGCCAGGGCGGGGAGCGTCCGCGAGGAGCGATGATCGTCGGACTGAACCCCTACCGCCCGGTGGACGAGAGCTACGTGCCGTTCCTGAAGCTCCTGGCGGGGCAGGTGTCGTCCAGCCTGGCCAGCGCCGAGGCGCACGAAGCCGCGCACCAGAGGGCCGCGGCGCTGGCGGAGGCCGTGGAGATGCGCCAGAAGGCGGCCGACGTCCTGCGCCAGGCCAATGAGCGGCTGACCTCCGAGGTCGAGCTGCGCACCCAGGAGCGTGACCGCTTCCGCACGCTGTTCCAGCAGGCTCCCAGCTTCATGTGCATCCTGTCCGGCCCGGACCACGTGTTCGAGCTGGTCAACGACGCCTACCTGCAGCTGGTCGGCCACCGAGACCTGATCGGCCTTCCGGTGCGCGAGGCCCTGCCGGAGATCGAGGGCCAGGGCTTCTTCGAGCTGCTGGACGGGGTCTACACCAAGGGCGAGGCCTTCGTGGGCCGCAACATGCCGGTGATGATCCAGCGCGCGCGCGGCGGTGCGATGGAGGAGCGTTTCGTCCACCTCGTCTATCAGCCGATCATGGAGCCGGACGGCAAGGTGTCCGGCATCTTCGTCGATGGCTACGACGCCACGCACCAGAAGCGAGCCGAAGAGCAACTGCAGAACCTGAACGAGACGCTCGAGCAGCGGGTCGCGGCGCGCACGGACGAGCTGGCGGACGCGCTCGAGCGCCTGCGGCGGGAGACGGCCGAACGGCAGAAGATGGAGGCGGCGCTCCGCCAGGCCCAGAAGATCGAGGCCCTCGGCAAGCTCACGGGGGGCGTCGCCCACGACTTCAACAACCTCCTGCAGGTGATCAGCGGAAACCTGCAGCTGCTGGTCAAGGACATCGCCGGCAACGCCCGGGCCGAGACCCGCGTGCAGAACGCCCTGGCCGGGGTGGCGCGAGGCTCGAAGCTGGCCTCGCAGCTCCTGGCCTTCGGCCGTCGTCAGCCGCTGGAGCCCAAGGTGGTGAACCTGGGCCGCCTGCTGAAGAACATGGACGATCTGCTGCGGCGGGCGCTGGGCGAGGACATCGAGATCGAGACCGTGGTGTCGGGCGGGCTGTGGAACACCCTGGTCGACCCGAACCAGATCGAGAACGCCATCCTCAACCTGGCGATCAACGCCCGGGACGCCATGCACGACGGCGGCCGACTGACGATCGAGGCGGGCAACGCCCTGCTGGACGACGAGTACGCGCTCCAGCACGAGGAGGTGAAGCCCGGGCAATACGTGATGATCGCCGTCACCGACACCGGCGCCGGGATCCCACCGGACCTCCTGGAGCGCGTGTTCGAGCCCTTCTTCAGCACCAAGCCGGAAGGGAAAGGGACCGGGCTGGGGCTCTCGATGGTGCACGGACTGGTCAAGCAGTCCGGCGGCCATATCAAGCTCTACAGCGAGGTCGGCGAGGGCACGACCATCAAGCTGTACCTGCCGCGCGTCGCCCAGAGCGAGGACGTCCTCACCGACATCAGCAAGGCGCCGGTGCGCGGCGGGACCGAGACCATCCTGGTGGTCGAGGACGACGACGACGTGCGGGAGACCGCGGTCGGCCTGCTCTCCGAGCTCGGCTACCGGGTGCTCAAGGCCCGCGATGCGGCCAGTGCCCTGAACGTCATCGAGAGCGGAATCCCGATCGATCTCCTGTTCACGGACGTGGTGATGCCCGGCCCGCTGCGGAGCCCGGAGCTCGCCCGCAAGGCCAAGAAGCGCCTCCCGCACCTCGGGGTGCTGTTCACCTCGGGCTACACCGAGAACGCCATCGTCCACCACGGACGGCTGGATCCGGGGGTGGAGCTGCTCTCCAAGCCCTACACGCGCGAGGCCCTGGCCCGGAAGGTGCGGCACGTGCTGGGCAACGAGGCGCAGCATCGGCTGGTCAAGCAGCAGCGGGAAGAGGCATCCGCTCCGAGCCCGGTGGCGGAGGACGTGCCACGTCGCCTCACGGTCGTGCTGGTCGAGGACGACGAGCTCATCCGTTCGAACACGGCCGAGCACCTGGTGGACCAGGGCCACATGGTGGTGGAGGCCCAGGACGCCGAGAGCGCGCTCACCGCGCTGTCCACCAGCCAGGCGGACGTACTCCTGACCGACGTGGGGCTGCCGGGGCGCTCGGGCGCGGAGCTGGCGCGCGAGGCCGTCGCCCGCTGGCCCCACCTGAAGGTGATCTTCGCCAGCGGCGACGATGCGGGGTTGGCGGAATCGGGCCTGTCG
- a CDS encoding LysE family translocator, producing the protein MLDLTTSMLFLAATLALNVTPGPDMLYVVARSVSEGRKAGIVSALGIAVGCLVHTFAIAAGLSGLLMAVPLAFEVVKLTGAAYLLYIGVRALLSRDTGLAAPTVENARLWAIFRQGVVTNVLNPKVALFFLAFLPQFVDPKRGPVAAQLVLLGFLFNASGTLVNTVVALVSSGAGRWTKHRVGSSTLFKRATGLVFVGLGLRLALLERK; encoded by the coding sequence ATGCTCGACTTGACGACCTCGATGTTGTTCCTGGCCGCGACGCTCGCGCTCAACGTGACGCCCGGCCCCGACATGCTCTACGTGGTGGCCCGTAGCGTGAGCGAGGGCCGCAAGGCGGGCATCGTCTCGGCGCTGGGCATCGCGGTTGGATGCCTCGTGCACACCTTCGCCATCGCCGCGGGGCTCTCGGGACTGCTCATGGCCGTGCCGCTCGCGTTCGAGGTGGTGAAGCTCACGGGCGCCGCCTATCTGCTCTACATCGGCGTGCGCGCGCTCCTCAGCCGCGACACCGGGCTGGCCGCGCCCACCGTCGAGAACGCCCGCCTGTGGGCCATCTTCCGCCAGGGCGTCGTCACCAACGTGCTCAACCCCAAGGTGGCCCTGTTCTTCCTCGCCTTCCTCCCTCAATTCGTGGACCCGAAGCGCGGCCCCGTGGCGGCGCAACTCGTCCTGCTCGGGTTCCTCTTCAATGCCTCGGGCACGCTGGTGAACACGGTGGTGGCGCTCGTGTCGAGCGGGGCCGGGCGATGGACGAAGCACCGCGTGGGCTCGTCCACCCTCTTCAAGCGCGCCACGGGGCTGGTGTTCGTGGGGCTCGGGCTGCGGCTCGCCCTGCTCGAGCGGAAGTAG
- a CDS encoding amidohydrolase family protein has product MPPLHSHRSMFFISRSVLAISAFFLLTGAKGLDQGGTGATLAAPSLTGSPAAGRINGLLDPVREFTLTLTEGTNMAAAPSPDATRIALALQGALYVVPFSGGEARRISTWSMEVTHPVWSPDGSRIAFQNYDTEGNYHIWTIAPDGSNATRVTSGPFDDREPSWSADGSRLVFSSDRGGDMQYKIWSIGIADGQYQQLTTGAGAESHPALSPDGTKLLLVENGGVVLVDLVTGARTSRGAGSAPAWTPDGGDVISQGGGYWSVNGMPVNAASEDLFPFPARFLPDGRFLYTGDGKIRIRTTTGESVSDVPFSAHVALRRPVFTPKAQHRLDDLDWRTVKGISAPILSPNGEKVAFVALNDIWVLSINGDGQPVRLTDTRDYKASPGWSPDGSFVYFSTDRESGGVLAVDKVELSSRKRSRLAILTGISMAYPSLSPSGRQLAYWTGGGRVEIHDLAARTSTVIVNPSLGTGVSRPSWSPDERLLAVCDAERVNNRFREGYNKLRIIDINNKTAVFHAVGPTPASISERNEAGPVWSPDGRKMAFIMDSLLYVMPVNPDGSPNGPAAQLTPYAADMPSWGPDSNTLLFMASGHLRTINLSSRATHDIALDMRYRQATPAGITIIHAGSLWDGVTATLQYNKDIIIDKNRIVAIEPHGTRAADTANKYIDASGLTVMPGLWDSHVHPLDVFNNQAYGLAWAEMLAWGVTSTLSMGGDLYQSVEVREALDAGVLVGPRAFIAPPLYDGSRVFYPSARAVRNEQVAELEMGRMKPFDVDLLKAYVRAPIPVMEIVARTAHELGLPSFSHFLSPGIQTGLLGTSHLSATERLGYSWSISTRYQDVRELRTHGLFNMVATTGSSQNDPVVRGGGLVTMGTDFPLAPAGSGLHTILREEATTLGAFEVLKTVTINGALNARVGHELGSIEPGKLADLIAIRGNPLENVANVGNIVYVVKNGLATTPEEIRARFTTTRALTQRAKALDAFAKACRKDPEWCHPPSMAGH; this is encoded by the coding sequence ATGCCTCCTCTGCATTCCCATCGAAGTATGTTTTTCATTTCTCGAAGTGTGTTGGCCATTTCGGCATTCTTCCTTCTTACGGGCGCCAAGGGCCTGGACCAGGGCGGCACGGGAGCGACGCTGGCCGCTCCATCGTTGACGGGCTCGCCAGCGGCGGGCAGGATCAATGGTCTGCTCGATCCCGTGAGAGAGTTCACGCTCACCCTCACGGAAGGTACCAACATGGCGGCAGCGCCGTCTCCAGACGCGACGCGGATCGCGCTGGCGCTGCAGGGAGCACTCTACGTGGTGCCATTCTCGGGAGGCGAGGCAAGACGAATTTCCACCTGGAGCATGGAAGTCACGCACCCGGTATGGTCACCTGACGGCTCGCGCATCGCGTTCCAGAACTACGACACCGAAGGCAATTATCACATCTGGACGATCGCTCCCGATGGATCAAATGCCACTCGCGTCACGAGCGGTCCGTTCGATGATCGCGAGCCGAGTTGGAGCGCCGACGGCTCGCGCCTCGTCTTTTCTTCTGACCGCGGCGGCGACATGCAATACAAGATCTGGAGCATCGGCATTGCCGACGGCCAGTATCAGCAGCTGACCACGGGAGCGGGAGCCGAAAGCCATCCCGCGCTGAGCCCCGATGGCACGAAGCTGCTGCTCGTCGAGAATGGCGGCGTCGTCCTGGTGGACCTCGTCACGGGTGCACGCACCTCTCGCGGGGCCGGCAGCGCGCCCGCGTGGACACCCGATGGAGGCGACGTGATCTCGCAGGGTGGCGGCTATTGGAGCGTGAACGGAATGCCCGTGAATGCCGCCAGCGAGGATCTGTTTCCGTTCCCCGCGCGCTTTCTGCCGGACGGCCGCTTCTTGTACACCGGCGACGGCAAGATCAGGATCCGTACAACCACGGGTGAGAGTGTCAGCGATGTTCCCTTCAGCGCCCATGTCGCGCTGCGCCGGCCTGTTTTCACACCGAAGGCGCAGCATCGCCTCGACGATCTTGACTGGCGTACCGTGAAGGGCATTTCAGCTCCGATCCTGTCTCCGAACGGGGAGAAGGTCGCCTTCGTCGCGCTCAACGACATCTGGGTGCTGAGCATCAACGGCGACGGCCAGCCGGTCCGGCTGACCGACACGAGGGACTACAAAGCCAGTCCTGGATGGTCGCCCGACGGCAGCTTCGTCTACTTCTCCACGGACAGGGAAAGTGGCGGCGTTCTCGCCGTCGACAAAGTGGAGCTGTCCTCTCGCAAGCGCAGCCGGCTTGCCATCCTCACCGGCATCTCGATGGCGTATCCCTCGCTTTCGCCCAGCGGCCGGCAGCTCGCCTATTGGACCGGAGGTGGCCGGGTGGAGATCCATGATCTCGCGGCACGCACGAGCACCGTCATCGTGAATCCTTCGCTCGGAACGGGTGTCAGCCGCCCTTCGTGGTCACCCGATGAGCGGCTACTCGCTGTCTGTGACGCCGAGCGGGTGAACAACCGATTCAGGGAGGGGTACAACAAGCTCAGGATCATCGACATCAACAACAAGACAGCGGTGTTTCATGCGGTCGGGCCAACGCCCGCGAGCATTTCCGAGCGAAATGAAGCAGGCCCCGTGTGGTCGCCCGATGGACGCAAGATGGCGTTCATCATGGATTCGTTGCTGTATGTCATGCCGGTCAATCCCGATGGCTCGCCGAACGGTCCCGCCGCGCAGTTGACCCCATACGCAGCGGACATGCCTTCCTGGGGACCGGATTCCAATACGCTCCTCTTCATGGCGAGCGGTCACCTGCGCACGATCAACCTCTCGAGCAGGGCCACGCACGATATCGCTCTCGACATGCGGTACAGGCAGGCCACGCCCGCCGGCATCACCATCATCCACGCGGGCAGTCTCTGGGACGGCGTGACCGCAACCCTCCAGTACAACAAGGACATCATCATCGACAAGAATCGCATCGTCGCGATCGAGCCGCACGGAACGAGAGCCGCGGACACCGCGAACAAGTACATCGATGCGTCCGGCTTGACCGTCATGCCGGGCCTCTGGGATTCACACGTCCATCCTCTCGACGTCTTCAACAATCAGGCCTACGGACTCGCCTGGGCCGAGATGCTCGCCTGGGGGGTGACGTCGACGCTTTCCATGGGCGGAGATCTGTATCAGAGCGTCGAGGTCCGCGAGGCGCTGGATGCTGGAGTCCTGGTGGGCCCTCGCGCGTTCATCGCACCGCCGCTCTACGATGGCTCGCGAGTCTTCTACCCGTCCGCCAGAGCCGTGCGCAACGAGCAGGTCGCCGAGCTCGAAATGGGCAGGATGAAGCCCTTCGACGTCGATCTGCTCAAGGCGTACGTGCGGGCTCCCATTCCAGTGATGGAGATCGTCGCACGTACGGCCCACGAACTCGGCCTGCCGAGCTTTTCGCACTTCCTCTCTCCGGGAATCCAGACCGGACTGCTGGGCACGTCGCACCTGTCCGCGACTGAGCGGCTGGGCTATTCCTGGTCGATCTCCACTCGTTACCAGGACGTCCGCGAGCTTCGCACCCATGGACTGTTCAATATGGTTGCCACCACGGGCTCCTCGCAGAACGATCCGGTTGTCCGCGGCGGAGGTCTGGTCACGATGGGTACTGATTTCCCGTTGGCGCCCGCTGGCAGCGGACTGCACACGATCCTGCGGGAGGAAGCCACGACGCTGGGCGCTTTCGAGGTGCTGAAGACCGTGACCATCAACGGTGCACTCAACGCACGCGTTGGCCACGAGTTGGGAAGCATCGAGCCCGGCAAGCTCGCCGATTTGATCGCCATCCGCGGCAATCCTCTCGAGAACGTGGCGAACGTTGGGAACATCGTGTACGTGGTCAAGAACGGTCTGGCGACCACGCCAGAGGAGATCAGGGCGCGATTCACCACGACCAGGGCATTGACGCAGCGAGCGAAGGCGCTCGATGCGTTCGCCAAGGCCTGCAGGAAGGATCCGGAGTGGTGCCATCCGCCGAGCATGGCTGGCCACTGA
- a CDS encoding ferric reductase-like transmembrane domain-containing protein produces MNPLPSPHRFGGWKLFLMLAALLMGAAGAAYLLGPDAVEGSRRAIRVTARTSFVLFLAAFTASSFAALLPGPFTQALLRERRIVGLSFAFSHLLHAIAIYAFGQLNPEFWPGRSTLTNLPGTLGYVSILLLAVTSHRGLARRMGPTAWRRLHVTGMWVIAAVFTSSYFKRVPMNYWYAVPSALLFTAVVVRLIAKRAQALRRGTRSPLAPTSA; encoded by the coding sequence ATGAACCCGCTCCCCTCACCCCACCGCTTCGGCGGCTGGAAATTGTTCCTGATGCTGGCCGCGCTGCTGATGGGCGCCGCGGGCGCCGCCTACCTGCTCGGCCCCGACGCCGTGGAAGGCAGCCGCCGCGCGATCCGCGTCACCGCCCGTACCTCCTTCGTTCTGTTCCTGGCCGCGTTCACCGCATCCTCGTTCGCCGCGCTGCTGCCCGGCCCGTTCACCCAGGCGTTGCTGCGCGAGCGACGCATCGTCGGCCTGTCGTTCGCGTTCTCGCACCTGCTGCACGCGATCGCGATCTACGCCTTCGGCCAGCTCAATCCCGAGTTCTGGCCCGGCCGCTCCACCCTGACCAACCTGCCCGGCACACTCGGCTACGTGTCCATCCTGCTGCTGGCGGTGACCTCACATCGCGGTCTTGCCCGGCGCATGGGCCCGACCGCCTGGCGGCGGCTGCACGTCACCGGCATGTGGGTGATCGCGGCGGTGTTCACCTCTTCGTACTTCAAGCGCGTGCCGATGAACTACTGGTACGCCGTGCCTTCGGCGCTGCTGTTCACCGCGGTGGTGGTGCGGCTGATCGCCAAGCGCGCCCAGGCCCTCCGGCGCGGCACGCGGTCTCCCCTGGCTCCGACCTCCGCCTGA
- a CDS encoding HvfC family RiPP maturation protein encodes MTTALRALQLAWAAHVRDPSRPPPPGVDPARLALYRTLCVNGVESLLTGSFPRLYMMLGEAGWRRAIEDFYRRHRCDTPLFPRVAGEFAAWLAESDTALPPWAAELADYEWSRHALLFAEATAAPAPMAEPALDVPLALSPLAHVRGYHWPVHVESALPPDTDAPPAAPTLLLLRRDADHVLRTDRLSPFAYRLLQAIATGSDSARAHLSALAHESGTAAADMLAHGQVLLAELWSARILVTASAPADADPFHPDRMESSP; translated from the coding sequence ATGACCACCGCGCTGCGCGCGCTGCAACTGGCCTGGGCGGCACATGTGCGCGATCCCTCGCGACCGCCACCGCCGGGCGTAGACCCGGCACGGCTGGCGCTGTACCGCACGCTGTGCGTGAACGGCGTCGAGTCGCTGCTCACCGGCAGCTTCCCGCGCCTGTACATGATGTTGGGCGAGGCCGGGTGGCGTCGCGCCATCGAGGACTTCTACCGCCGGCACCGCTGCGATACGCCGCTGTTCCCGCGGGTCGCTGGCGAGTTCGCCGCATGGCTGGCCGAGTCCGACACGGCGCTACCGCCGTGGGCGGCGGAACTGGCCGACTACGAATGGAGCCGGCATGCGCTGCTGTTCGCCGAGGCCACCGCCGCACCCGCCCCCATGGCCGAGCCGGCTCTGGACGTGCCGCTGGCACTGTCGCCGCTGGCCCACGTGCGCGGCTATCACTGGCCGGTGCATGTGGAGTCGGCACTGCCGCCCGACACCGACGCACCGCCGGCCGCGCCCACCCTGCTGTTGCTGCGGCGCGATGCGGACCATGTGCTGCGCACCGACCGCCTCTCTCCGTTCGCCTATCGCCTGTTGCAGGCCATCGCCACCGGATCCGACAGCGCGCGGGCGCATCTCTCCGCGCTGGCACACGAGAGCGGCACGGCCGCGGCCGACATGCTGGCGCACGGGCAGGTGCTGCTCGCCGAGCTGTGGTCCGCGCGCATCCTCGTGACGGCCAGTGCTCCCGCCGACGCCGACCCCTTCCACCCCGACCGAATGGAGTCCTCACCATGA
- a CDS encoding HvfB family MNIO-type RiPP peptide maturase produces MNPTLHTASAGLGLRRGMLTDLLALTPDAVDFLECAPDNWIGVGGSFGKVLDELSTRFPITCHGLSLSLGGTDPLDRRLLVRTREFIDRHAVTLYSEHLSYCAADGQLYDLLPLPFTEEAVRHVAARISQVQDMLGRRIAVENISYYAVPTPAMSESEFINAVLAEADCDLLLDVNNVFVNACNHGYDAFGFLDQLPPDRVAAYHVAGHIDQADGLKIDTHGATVKGLVWTLLDHAYARFGVRPTLLERDFNFPPIAELMAEVARIRDTQAAHLPRLELVP; encoded by the coding sequence ATGAATCCCACCCTGCACACCGCCTCGGCCGGGCTCGGCCTGCGCCGCGGCATGCTCACCGATCTGCTCGCCCTGACGCCAGATGCGGTCGATTTCCTGGAATGCGCGCCGGACAACTGGATCGGCGTGGGCGGTTCCTTCGGCAAGGTGCTGGACGAACTGTCCACGCGCTTTCCAATCACCTGCCATGGCCTGTCGCTGTCGCTGGGCGGCACCGACCCGCTGGACCGCCGGCTGCTGGTGCGCACGCGCGAATTCATCGACCGTCACGCGGTCACGCTCTACAGCGAGCACCTGAGCTATTGCGCGGCCGACGGCCAGCTCTACGACCTGCTGCCGCTGCCGTTCACCGAGGAAGCCGTGCGCCATGTCGCCGCGCGCATCTCGCAGGTGCAGGACATGCTGGGCCGGCGCATCGCGGTGGAGAACATCTCCTACTACGCGGTGCCCACGCCGGCGATGAGCGAGAGCGAATTCATCAACGCGGTGCTGGCCGAGGCCGACTGCGACCTGCTGCTGGACGTGAACAACGTCTTCGTCAACGCCTGCAACCACGGCTACGACGCCTTCGGATTCCTCGACCAGCTGCCGCCCGATCGCGTGGCCGCGTACCACGTCGCCGGCCACATCGACCAGGCCGACGGCCTCAAGATCGATACCCACGGCGCCACGGTGAAGGGACTGGTGTGGACCCTGCTCGACCATGCCTACGCACGCTTCGGTGTGCGCCCGACCCTGCTCGAACGCGACTTCAATTTCCCGCCGATCGCCGAGCTGATGGCCGAGGTGGCACGCATCCGCGACACGCAGGCCGCGCACCTGCCACGGCTGGAGCTCGTGCCATGA
- a CDS encoding EF-hand domain-containing protein — translation MSHSESRNRKPLVGAIGVALAGGVLLSTQALAMQPLTLGAMAEASVGEGGCGEAGCGASPTTAKTGTTAKTGTTAKTGTTAAPAAEGKCGEGKCGEGKCGDASFARTDSNHDGKVSRAEFLAVAAKRAADFDRIDSDHDGYISEKEAHDFLRATYEANGKTLPKGRFAHIVD, via the coding sequence ATGTCCCATTCCGAATCCCGCAATCGCAAACCCCTCGTCGGCGCGATCGGCGTCGCCCTGGCCGGCGGCGTGCTGCTCAGCACGCAGGCGCTGGCGATGCAACCACTGACCCTCGGCGCGATGGCCGAGGCCAGCGTCGGCGAAGGCGGGTGTGGCGAAGCCGGATGCGGCGCCAGCCCCACCACCGCCAAGACGGGCACCACCGCCAAGACGGGCACCACCGCCAAGACAGGCACCACCGCCGCGCCAGCCGCCGAGGGCAAGTGTGGCGAAGGCAAGTGTGGCGAAGGCAAGTGCGGCGATGCCTCCTTCGCCCGCACCGATAGCAACCACGACGGCAAGGTCTCGCGCGCGGAGTTCCTCGCCGTGGCCGCCAAGCGCGCGGCCGACTTCGACCGCATCGACAGCGACCACGACGGCTACATCAGCGAGAAGGAGGCGCACGACTTCCTGCGCGCGACCTACGAGGCGAACGGCAAGACCCTGCCGAAGGGCCGCTTCGCCCACATCGTCGACTGA
- a CDS encoding alpha/beta fold hydrolase has protein sequence MIRKTMLAALMAIALVPAAACSGPVPTDPAAPTVILVHGAFADGSSWNKIIPRLEARGVPALAVQNPLTSLQDDVAATRRAIAAAPGKVVLVGHSWGGTVITEAGNDDKVVALVYVSAFAPDAGENSAQQGEPFPTAPGLQRLQDRDGFLWLPAEAVAEDFAQDLDAATARLIYSTQGPLKASALSEPVARAAWKHKPNWYVLSREDRMLAPQLQSATAQRIGARLHSIQASHVSMLSHPGEVADVILEAAGVKSADPSPAKVGG, from the coding sequence ATGATTCGCAAGACGATGCTGGCCGCGCTGATGGCCATCGCCCTGGTTCCGGCCGCCGCGTGCTCGGGTCCGGTGCCTACCGATCCGGCCGCCCCCACGGTGATCCTGGTCCATGGCGCCTTCGCCGACGGTTCGAGCTGGAACAAGATCATCCCACGCCTGGAGGCCAGGGGGGTGCCCGCCTTGGCGGTGCAGAACCCGCTGACCTCGCTACAGGACGATGTGGCCGCCACCCGTCGCGCCATCGCCGCCGCGCCGGGCAAGGTGGTGTTGGTCGGCCACTCCTGGGGTGGCACGGTCATCACCGAGGCCGGCAACGACGACAAGGTGGTCGCACTGGTGTACGTGTCCGCGTTCGCGCCCGATGCCGGCGAGAACTCGGCCCAGCAGGGCGAGCCTTTCCCGACGGCGCCGGGGCTGCAGCGCCTGCAGGATCGCGACGGCTTCCTGTGGCTGCCGGCCGAGGCGGTGGCAGAGGACTTCGCGCAGGACCTCGATGCAGCCACCGCGCGCCTGATCTACAGCACCCAGGGCCCGCTGAAGGCCAGCGCGCTGTCCGAGCCGGTCGCGCGGGCGGCGTGGAAGCACAAGCCCAACTGGTACGTGCTCAGCCGCGAGGATCGCATGCTCGCCCCGCAGTTGCAGTCCGCCACCGCGCAGCGCATCGGCGCGCGGCTGCATTCGATCCAGGCCAGCCATGTCTCGATGCTGTCCCATCCAGGCGAGGTCGCCGACGTCATCCTCGAGGCCGCCGGGGTGAAGTCGGCCGATCCGTCGCCGGCCAAGGTGGGTGGCTGA